The DNA sequence atggtttcaatatattgtgatattttggtgctaaatttgtaaatacagtaattacaacataacattactgcgtattgaactactttttcagtcaaatttgttgtataacatgatgttttggtgcttaatttgtaaaatcataacctaatttgatgtttaataggtttttccttaatgcctccttattatccaacatattcgcttatccaacattctgccagcccgtttatgttggataagtgagactctactgtaattttgaaATGTTAAAAACATGCCATTGATATCAAAATCATTTTGTTCCAGGTTAAGTACATAGGATTGTAGCCAAGCCaacttttaaaggctattttaagtgtatttattatatgttaattcacatgtattatttgttttttaatttttgtattgtgcttttaaatatataatcaAAGTGTGGTATTGTTAGCTGTCTTAAGTTCCTATTTGTAGAAAGACAgggtgtaaataaagtaaataataataatttctcccATCAACAAATAATTACTTTGCCCATTGTTCTAGATCTGGGAAAGGAGGTGTCAAGGTTTGATGTCAAGACATTATGCAAGTATCCTCATCCGGCTCCACAGAAGGTTTGTTCcattttgtttctgtgtttttgTGGAGAGTAATTTTCCATACCCCTCTTTTACATTTAagatcccccccaaaaaaaactggaGAGTAGAAGTTATCTTTGAGAAGGGATTCAATTTGCTGTTTTAGATGGTGAGGCCAACATTTTGTACATGAGTATAATTGATTAGATTTTTCATTTAACTTTTAGCATTTAGTTGCTTTCTAAATAATAAGGAAGCAATCCTGAACTCCGTATGAAACCAGATGGAGTCTTTAGGATACAATGAAGTGCTAGGCCATTAACAAAGAATAAGTCACTTGGAATGATGGCACTTATGCCATAAGGGCTTCTCAGGTATTCTGCCAGACATTTTGGGGTGGTCTTGGATTCATTGGGCTGTAACTATACTAGCCCTTTCAATGATGCAATTATTTTTGTCACACTGGAGTTAATCTTGGAAGTGAAATTTATAGAATATAGGtcagaaaaatatatagaaaaggcAGTCTACAGCTTTTCTTTTTTACAGGAAGAAAGCAAGGTTGTTGATCCTGTACCAGAAATATTCTACTTGTAGTAATTCTGCTTCTGTATATATTTAAGAAATGTTTAGCTTTCCAAGTAGTTTTGGATTTCTGATCACAGTTGATTGGAGTTGTAAAGCAGGGGTATCTGGATGGGCACAGATTTTCCACCTATGTGAATAAGCAACTTCATCCCTCCATTCTTTATACCTGTCAGCAACTAAGAGATTATAAACACTTTAAGGAAGCTAATTATACTGGACACACAGAGATTTCAATGGCTAGGATCTGAAGAGGTTCTCAGGGAATACTAGATCCTCTATGGAATGTCCTAGCTTTGTTATTTAAAATCTTTCCATGCAAGATCCATGAGACTTGGGGAAACCATTACTAGTTGTTGTGCCTTGAAGTCGTTTCCAGTTTTTGGTGACCTTAAGGATTTACTATTGattttcctctgagtctgagagtgACGTTCCAGAGACAACCCTGTAAGTTTCTATTGACAAGTGGTGATTCAAACACTGTCTacaggagttctagtccaacaatAAGACCATCACATTGGCTCCTCATTACTAGTTGCAATAGACAATATTatgatcatagaataatagagttgaaagaaaccccctgagccatctaatccaaccccctgctatgcaggaaaaacacagtcaaagcactcctgacagatgaccatcaatcaagcctctgttgaaaagccttcaaggaaggagctgccaccacactcagaggcagtgagttctactgttgaacagctcttatagtcaggaagttcttcctaatgttgaagtggaatgtcctttcctgtattttgaatccattgctccgagtcttggtttccagggcagcagaaaacaagcctgctccctcctcatgaagtcttttcaaatatttaaacatagctatcatatctcctctcacaggtcgcttctgcaggctaagcatacccagctttttaagatgctcctcgtggtcttcagacctttgatcattttagttgccttcctctgaatacCTACCAGCTTGTCCAtctcttaaactgtggtgcccagaattggacacagtatttcaggtggaAAAAAGGTGATGTCTAACCAAAGCCAATACAGAGGCACCATAACTTCCCTTGATCTATGCTCCTgttgatgcagctcaaaatcccattggcttttttagctgttgcatcacactgttggctcatgtgcaacttgttgtccacgaagactcccaatatctttttcacatggactgttgtcgagccaggtatCACCCATCCTGCATTTGTGCATTTTGTCTTTTCTGCCTAAGCGAAGTATCCTACATTTCTTCTTGTTGAATGAAATTTAGCTCTCTAAtttgttgaggtcattttgaattcttctgAAATAATTGCTAGCACTTATGAGTCATAATTGATAGCAGTTATGAATTTGCCCTCTACCATTAAAGGACAGAAACCTACTATCTTGTGTTAGCACTCTGTTTAGAGCACTTTTAAGCCAATAGTGAAAACCGCCTACAGGTATTTGATTTCTTTGCTTTCAATTCTAGCAAAAGATGCTATAAATTGAAAAAATATAAACCCTTTCTTTGCTGACAAACTTTTACCTTTCAGTGCCTTTTCACAGTattcatttccttccttttaatttaattttagaatATTAAATTCAGAGTCAAACTTCCTGGATCAAAACAGAAAAGCAAATCTACATCCCACAAATCACTGAGATCCCAGCATCTTAAAtcttttgtgtccaaatttcaagaAGCAACCTCCTTTGAAGAGCTGTCAGATTCACTGAGAACAACAATTATCTGGTGCAAAAACAATAAACTTGGATCAGAAGCTTTCTTCTTGGGAATGAAGTGCTTGAAAACTAGGCGGCTGCAGCATGTAGAAGCACAAGGTTGCAGGTTTGTATTACTATTACTACGGTATCATCTGATATTTCTCACTGATGTATCTGGGTCCCTTTGTTAATTTTTAACTTCAACCATTTTACATTCCAAGTCCCTTTACTTTCCCATTTCTTTTGCGGAGAGTCCTGTGCTCCCTAACAGCAATGAATGTGGAGTGCTGACTGTAATGCTAACTCATATCTAGTTTATTTTAGAACTTGGAGAAATGGAGAAAGCTCTTGCAGGCTCCCATCAAACTCTGTCTAGTGCAGAAGAGCTAATAACTGACTTCAGTTCTGAAAAACTGCCGATTACTAAACATTCTATTTTCCCCTTACAGGCTGCAGAGAAAACTTGGCTGTGTTAAAGCTACCCTCTGTAAATATCTCACACTCTCAAGCTGCAGAAGGAAACCCAATCAAATGCTTAGAACACATTCCCATCTGCGAATGAGGAGCAAACGCTCAAGGAGCTCAAGACATGTTTCAAAAAGAACACCATCTTCTATCATACCTGTTTCATCAGACACTCCTGACTTTAACAAGGGTGAAATATTCCTATCATCTCAGTTTTGGACTCCTACTAACAATAGTTCTAATGTAATTGGTGAAGAACAAGCTCAGGTGGATTGTTCTGCCTCTATAGTAGAAACAAGTGATGCCCCTATACAGAAAGAAATCGAGAATGAAGATGACATTgatgacatttttaaagcaataggTTTATAATACTTTTATTCATGATGTGTTATATAAAATTGGGGTTCTGAATAATAAAATATTCTATTAACGTTTTGAACAAATGAAGTTGAAAAAATTGGGTTTTTTCATGCTTTGATGTTCTGGTTACTTATGCTACAAAAAAGCACACAtacaaaaaaccaaaaccaaacatttgttttaaaaagtcatttgtaATAAATAGCATGATAGTGGGAAACATCTGAGGACACCTGCAGTTTTGAAGACCATACTAAAAAATCATAATCCAAAATGAATATACATGCTGGCTTCAAAGAAAAGGATAAGTCAGGCAATTAAGGTTTGTCTTCTTGCAAACACCATCCTGCATAAAGCTTCAAGATCCATAGTTTGCTTCGTCAAATGCCTTTCTGGCCCGTTTCAGTTCTTCATTCATTGTTAGCAAGTCTTTCACACGAGCAAACTTCCGTGGGTCTTTACGGATTAAGAATACGATATCTTCAACTTGTACTCGACCCTGCCGTCCAATAGACATTGCCTTATGGGTCTATCAAGGAAAAAAACACTTTAAATTAGAGCAAAAATAACTGTTGTCAAACCATTGCTATTTTCAGATAACTCGCATCTGGTATAGGTCATTtctcattatatatataatttcatttTGTATATCTCAACATGGAACTTGCAAGTCCATCTTTTCTAGAATCATAATCAATGGCTAATAATTACAATTGCCTTTTGTATTTGAAGGCAAGTTTTATGTTTGTTTTCCAATAGGCCATAAAACTTCCTGCTGTCTTAGGCAGAGATGGCACATCATgctgttagagcagtggttctcaacctgtgggtccccaaatgttttggccttcaactcccagaaaccctaacagctggtaaactggctgggatttctgggaattgtaggccaaaacatctggggacctacaggttgagaaccaccgtgtTAGAGATTAAGTTTCTGTCAATGCACTTATCTGTCTCCAAAGCCACTGATCACCTGACTCGGTCTGGATTTTCATCTGTACGGCAGGAAGAAGCAGTCTCTATTGCTAGCATAAGGCTGTTCCTCCCTCCTTCAAAGAACAACAAGACCAAACCCAGGCACATCACTGCTGCCAATCAGCTGGAGAAAGAAGCTATCTTGCTGTTGGCACTGAAGAGGAACCTTGCTGAAGATGTTACTAGACACAACCTCATCCAAGGCTCAAAAAGAGTAGGGATAAGCCTCAGAACACCAGTAACAGAAgaatatgcagagttgtttaaTTATGCCTGCTCTCTATACTAGGCAGAGAAAATGTATATAAGAGTTGATTAATAACTCCTACACAATATGATGAGCTCGCACTGCAAATGAAACTGATGAAAGCTATAACCCACTAGGTAGGCATagccaaactttgaccctccaggtgttttgggcttccaactcccacaattcctaacagctggtaggctgttaggagtcatgggagttgaagtctgccCATCCACATGCTAGATAAATGTTTAAATTGAATCCTTCATGTTAAGGACATTTTAGATAGATGAACAGCCCATATTCATTATCCTGGATTGTAAAGCTGGAAGTTTGACCCATCTGTAACCTGAAACTAAGTCTGTGATGAAATTTACTTTGAACCCAGAAGGGCTACTTCTAGGTAAACATGCTTATTGCTAAGTCATGAGTCTTGCTGTATCAACACCACAGTGCCAATGTAAAAACAATTTTTGtggcttttttttgttttcctttctttgaagAAATTCAAATAGCAGGCATATAAAAGTATAAAAGTACAGAAATATAATGCAAGTAGGTGTGggtgagtgcatctatactgtagagatgatgcagtttgaccccacttcaaatgtcatgactcaatgctatggaattctaggagttgtagtttgagaagACACCAGGACACTGATAGAGAAAGCTAATCACTTTGTAAAACTGTCTTGATTTCACAACACTGAACCACTGCAATTAAAGTGGGTCAGActacatgaattctacagtgtagatacagcttTGTGTCACAATTTTACTGAAACATGAAGCTATGTTACAGATACTTCACAAGTGTTGTGGTTAGATGTGATCACTCCACACTGAAAACCTTTTAGACACAACTGATCCAATATTCTATTAACTATTTCTAAGCCTAATTAAACCCACAGGACTGccaccaaaacaatacaatacaaacacATTGCAACTCTGCCCTGAGCACTTGAGACACAATGTAAGTTCCCTGAAGAGTGTTCAGGATGAAAAGACTTGCATGCCTTTATCCCCCTTGCTTCCACTCCAAAGAACAAAACAGGACAGTCAATAGGTTTCTTTAACTCCTTTCAAATTctgctttctcttctccaagtaaTATAAACTATTGCACAGAAACAAAGAGCCCGTGCCTTGCAACACGTGCTGCATTTAGGTTTCTCACCATCTAATAGTACCAGAAGAACCTACCATTTCTGTGATGAATTCTATGACTAGGTCTTCAAGAATATCCACTGACTCTGTGTATGGGTTCTGGTCATctccaaatccatacatcatacATCTCACTgtggaacaaaaagaaaaaaaaaaccttttagttGGATGAGGAATGGAAGCTCTCTGGAGTATTTTTCCCATCTTCATGTCTATACAAACTTTTAAACTAAGTTTAAGAAATGTCACATGCACGATCTTGATTTAGGAAGTACATTCTAAATTTTGTAGAGCTCTTAAATTGAAACAATATTGGCCACTATCCTTGTTGACTGTGCAACATTAAGGATAATgcacaaaaatgaattatttttatttaaacctCAAATATAAAAGGAATGCTGAATTAGATCTTTGAATTCCAGTGGCCAGCCGGATGATTCCAGGAAATCCATAAATACAACACACTAACTGTTGCAGAAATGCAGTGTTCTGATGAAagtaaaaattaaatatactGATCTACAATACTAATTCATTAGAGTATTATCTCTCAGATCTATAGACATTTCTTTTGTCCAATGCATGTTTACATAAATTTACACAGTTTTAGCTGTGGAAAAATCAGTGATTCTGGGCTTCACATATCAGGTGATTTCATACAGACATGATCAACTATCAAGATCATGTAATGGAATGGGAACACAGTTATTACAGATAAAACACCTCTTACAATACTTTACAGCATAGCGTATGTGTTTTACTGTCAAGTGGTATGAAATGATGTATTATGGCAGAAATAGCAAAGGAACTCATTAGAAGTGGATAATGAAGACAAGAATGGCACCAAATAATACAAGAAGCTGTATTACATCAAATTATATCACTGCACTGTACTATTGTCTATGTGAACTGGCAACATTTCAGCAGAAGTTTTGACTGCAGCCTTATCCAGTGCTATCTATACATACTACAGATGGAAGATGTAGCTTCCCACATGTGCTCTACCACTTAACTTACATTCTTTAGAAAAaagtctcttccttttcccttgtcCACCATCTGGGCCTCCTCCAGCCTCTTCAGTATCTTCTTCAAACTAAAGAGAAACAGAAACAAGGATGAAGGAGAAAAAAGCATTAAAGAATAACCAACACTACAACAAATAAAATCACTGTACCATACATTTATAGTGGGAATGCACTGGGAATTATGTACACTTCCCCTTGTTATTCTTCAAAAGATATGCTGTAATGCTAGAAAAAATGGAGAAGGGGGTCATTAAAATGATAAAAGGGCTAAAGATACTCCCACATAAAGGTGTTGGATACATcataaatatgtaaaaatatgtaTACTCTGGGAAAAGTAGGGAATGGTTTTATCTTTCACTTGTCACAATAAAACCCACTCATATAAAAAGCTGAATGGCAGGACATTTACACTAGACAAAAAAGTGTATTCACTATGAAAAAAATATAGGGAAGGCTGCCAATTACAACAAGtgttaaaacagaaataaatcagTGAGGAATAGAACAATCAATGGCTGTTAGTAATAATGGCAACCAATATTGGAAGATCTTTTAGTCACAATTGTTGGGGAAAGCAAGTGGGGTGCTATTGCGTTCATGTAGGCTTGGGGTGCTATAGTGCACAGACTTTCTTTAAACATCAGGCTGGTCAATGTGAGGAAAAAAATGCTGGGTTAAATATGGCTTTGGTTTGATCAAACAGAATTCTTGCATATATTTTCAAGATAACCAAGTGTGTAATGACAAAATTGGCAAATTCTGAATACTCCTTGTCCAACATAAATCTCTTATTAGTGGGTGAGATTTCCTCCAAGGAAAATTTGCACAAGATTATTATAGCTTCACAGTCTAATTCCATAGAAACCTATTCAGGTCTATACTCACAgtgtagaattatagcagtttggctGCCACAACTGAATGCTacgggattctgggatttgtagttttatgagatatTTACCTTTCTGTCGGttccacaatatttttttttacaaaacccaGAGGATGGAGATATGGTAGttaaaagtggtgtaaaactgctgtaattctgtagtgtggatggTCTCAGGGGTTTAGTTCAGCAACATTACTATACTGTCTAGCTTTAAcagcaccacttttactgccacgtCTCAATTCTGGGAGTTGGCGTTCTTTGTCTTTAGCgttctttgtcaaagagtgccAAACTACAAACCATAGCACTCCACCTCATCGAGCCACTgcggttaaagtgatgccaaactgcattaattctacagtgtagatgcacccacggTCTTGCCATGAATTAGGAAAGCTCTGAAGGCAGTGAGCGTCTCCCTCAGTCTCCCAAAAAGCGGCCAGGAAGGATAGGAAGTCTATAAATAATGCTATGAGCGCCCCAAACTGAGTCCATTTCTTCTTCACTCACAGGAGGGTCTTCTTCTTCATCCGCCATGATTCCTGGAAGCGACGGAAATGCCCCTTTGTCTTGGCCAACCAGGCAGCACTTCCGCCTGCGCTGCGATTGGTCCTTTCGCAAAACATTCCTGCGCATGCGCCGTGCGAGGAAAGTAAGCCACTGCAGGCCCTCGCTTTGCCCTTATGCAGAGATGTCGGGGCCTCTCTCCAGCCTTTCTAGTATTTCTCCTTCGCTGCTCTAATAAAGGCATACTTCAAtgcacatttacactgtagaattaatgggcaTTGGATACCActtaaactgctatggctcaggaTAGGAATACTAATacgtaggttgctgtgagttttcctggctgtatggccatgttccaaaagcattctctcctgacgtttcgcccacatccatggcagacatcctcagaggttgtgaggtgttggagacaaggcaagtcgggtttatatatctgttgaaggcccagggtgggagaaataactctgcTTTGAGGCAGgtctgaatgttgcagttggccaccttgattagcactgagtggccttgctgcttcaaaacctggtggcttcctgcctgggaaggaacaaccaccatgtcagactacacagagaagccactgaaacccacaagcatgtggctaCCAGTAATAAACAACTCTAaagtcaagacagtaaataaagaacaacactctgaaaacagggattccagacagaaaacaaccagggccagctaacacctcccaacaaaggattcccccaggcaggaagcagccaggctttgaagtccaTTTAACAGGAGGAAAGAGGGTTTGCAGGCGctttccctacttcacagattagagagatgggccaaaactaacaaaatgaaattcaacagggacaaatgcaagatactccacttaggcagaaaaaataaaatgcaaagatacagaatggggaatgatgcctggctcaacagcagtacctgtgaaaaagatcctggtcaacaagttaaacatgagcctacactttgatgcagcggcaaaataagccaatggaattttggcctgcataaataggagaatagcatctagatccagtgAAGTtgtgttacccctctattctgccttggtcagaccaaatcctggaatactgtgtccaattctgggcaccacagttgaagggagatgttgacaagctggaaagtgtccagaggagggcgactaaaatgatcaagggtttggagaacaagccctatgaggagcggcttaaagagctgggcatgtttagcctacggaagagaaggctgagaggagacctgaTGAGGGCCTtgtatatgtgaggggaagttatagagaggagggagcaggcttgttttctactgccctggagactaggacgcggaacaatggctttaacttaca is a window from the Anolis carolinensis isolate JA03-04 chromosome 3, rAnoCar3.1.pri, whole genome shotgun sequence genome containing:
- the taf13 gene encoding transcription initiation factor TFIID subunit 13, yielding MADEEEDPPFEEDTEEAGGGPDGGQGKRKRLFSKELRCMMYGFGDDQNPYTESVDILEDLVIEFITEMTHKAMSIGRQGRVQVEDIVFLIRKDPRKFARVKDLLTMNEELKRARKAFDEANYGS
- the nepro gene encoding nucleolus and neural progenitor protein isoform X2 — encoded protein: MLRVEQCLKRLNLMNLGKAIQILTQLGPMYQKSENAAECLVPSQPVIEVVMVKILGGCKLVLRLLECCCAAFLLSVKHLCLQEHILLNTLVSGLLSRLWLLSRGVLKSLSSLYNILFELHREVSEIQPSPYIKGFAFPPEINEFVGTSYSEIKKKMPRAFVMKKARSGWMNKLFAASKATSQSQLETAAGPTAVGGKMRNSQNAVDIGKPVLVNRTNRDLGKEVSRFDVKTLCKYPHPAPQKNIKFRVKLPGSKQKSKSTSHKSLRSQHLKSFVSKFQEATSFEELSDSLRTTIIWCKNNKLGSEAFFLGMKCLKTRRLQHVEAQGCRLQRKLGCVKATLCKYLTLSSCRRKPNQMLRTHSHLRMRSKRSRSSRHVSKRTPSSIIPVSSDTPDFNKGEIFLSSQFWTPTNNSSNVIGEEQAQVDCSASIVETSDAPIQKEIENEDDIDDIFKAIGL